In a genomic window of Aggregatimonas sangjinii:
- a CDS encoding M20/M25/M40 family metallo-hydrolase, translated as MKKLLLSCACLLIFVAGFSQTTEEIVSAIQKEANENSQLENFAHELMDVIGPRLVGTPQMKNANDWAVAKYKEWGIAAENQEWGKWRGWERGITHIDLVSPRVVSLSGMQLAWSPSTGKKGITANLITLPQIADSIAFVKWLPNVKGKFVMVSMHQPTGRPEYNWKEFATEESFEKMKTERDSLEKAWRQNMNNTGYTSRTINKALEKAGAVGIVQSRWSNGFGANKIFSAGTDQIPAVDISLEDYGMLYRMVEHGDNPQIKIVAESKELGTVPTFNTIATIPGTELPDEYVILSAHFDSWDGATGATDNGTGTISMMEAARILKKVYPNPKRTILIGLWGSEEQGLNGSRAFVEDNPEIVAGLQAAFNQDNGTGRVVNISGQGFLHAYDYIGRWLEAVPKDISRHIETNFPGNPARGGSDYASFVAVGAPAFSLSSLSWSYWNYTWHTNLDTYDKIVFDDVRNNAILTAIMTYMASEDPEKTSREKSVLGINPRTGEKGVWPEPRAPERNGGKD; from the coding sequence ATGAAAAAACTACTACTTAGCTGTGCCTGCCTATTAATTTTTGTTGCCGGATTTTCCCAAACGACCGAAGAAATCGTATCTGCCATTCAAAAAGAGGCCAACGAAAATTCTCAGCTCGAAAATTTTGCCCATGAACTAATGGATGTTATCGGCCCCCGGTTGGTCGGTACACCGCAAATGAAAAATGCCAACGATTGGGCCGTCGCCAAATACAAGGAATGGGGCATCGCGGCCGAAAATCAGGAATGGGGCAAATGGCGCGGATGGGAACGGGGCATTACCCATATTGATCTGGTTTCTCCAAGGGTGGTTTCTTTAAGTGGAATGCAATTGGCCTGGAGCCCATCCACCGGTAAGAAAGGTATTACCGCAAATCTAATCACACTTCCCCAGATAGCTGATTCAATAGCCTTTGTAAAATGGCTCCCGAATGTAAAGGGCAAGTTCGTCATGGTATCCATGCACCAACCTACCGGTCGCCCCGAATACAATTGGAAGGAATTCGCGACCGAGGAATCTTTCGAGAAAATGAAAACCGAGCGCGACTCTTTGGAGAAGGCCTGGCGTCAAAACATGAACAATACGGGTTATACCAGCCGAACGATCAATAAGGCCCTCGAAAAAGCCGGTGCCGTTGGTATCGTACAGTCCAGATGGTCGAACGGCTTCGGAGCGAACAAGATTTTTAGTGCGGGTACGGATCAAATTCCCGCGGTGGATATTTCTTTGGAAGATTACGGCATGCTGTACCGAATGGTGGAACATGGGGACAATCCACAAATAAAAATAGTAGCCGAATCCAAAGAACTGGGTACGGTTCCTACTTTTAATACCATCGCTACCATTCCCGGTACGGAGCTGCCCGATGAATACGTTATCCTTTCCGCCCATTTCGATTCATGGGATGGGGCTACTGGGGCCACCGACAACGGTACGGGCACCATTTCGATGATGGAGGCGGCACGTATTCTCAAGAAGGTATATCCCAATCCGAAACGAACCATCCTTATCGGGCTTTGGGGAAGTGAGGAGCAGGGCCTTAATGGCTCGCGGGCGTTTGTAGAGGATAACCCCGAAATCGTGGCAGGACTACAGGCGGCCTTCAACCAAGACAATGGCACGGGAAGGGTGGTCAACATTTCCGGCCAAGGGTTCTTACATGCCTACGATTACATCGGACGCTGGTTGGAAGCAGTTCCCAAGGATATTTCTAGACACATCGAAACAAATTTTCCCGGCAACCCGGCACGCGGCGGTTCTGATTATGCTTCTTTTGTCGCCGTAGGGGCGCCTGCTTTTTCTTTGAGTTCGCTAAGTTGGAGCTACTGGAACTATACCTGGCATACCAATTTGGATACATATGACAAAATCGTTTTCGACGACGTGCGCAACAACGCCATCCTCACAGCGATAATGACCTATATGGCCAGCGAAGACCCCGAAAAAACATCACGGGAAAAATCGGTCTTGGGCATCAATCCCAGAACAGGCGAGAAAGGGGTTTGGCCGGAACCTCGCGCTCCGGAGCGTAACGGGGGAAAGGATTAA
- a CDS encoding GyrI-like domain-containing protein: MQTTEIKPFHVIGISVRTTNENGQAASDIGSLWERFMTEGILQKIPHRINDDILSIYTNYESDHTRPYDTILGCKVSSLDRIPDGMVGQTFVGGTFAKFNAKGNVTEGAVYRTWVNIWNTNLNRLYTADFEVYGKKASNRSNAEVTIYVAVAS; encoded by the coding sequence ATGCAAACCACCGAAATCAAGCCCTTTCATGTCATCGGAATCTCCGTACGAACCACCAACGAAAACGGTCAAGCGGCCTCGGACATTGGTTCACTTTGGGAAAGGTTTATGACCGAAGGCATCTTACAAAAAATACCCCATAGGATTAACGACGACATCCTTTCGATCTACACCAACTATGAAAGCGACCATACCCGGCCTTATGACACTATTCTAGGATGCAAGGTCAGTTCTTTGGATAGAATTCCAGACGGCATGGTCGGGCAAACCTTTGTAGGCGGAACCTTCGCCAAATTTAACGCTAAAGGCAATGTGACCGAAGGAGCGGTTTACCGTACTTGGGTCAACATTTGGAATACCAACTTAAATCGATTGTATACGGCAGACTTTGAAGTTTACGGCAAAAAGGCCAGCAACCGCTCGAATGCCGAAGTCACTATTTATGTGGCCGTAGCATCTTAA
- a CDS encoding DUF6265 family protein, whose amino-acid sequence MKCIAAIFFLASTCVFGQSTLSFEEGAISPKADLSSVIWMEGHWRGEAFGGVVEEIWSPPLGGSMMFSFKHVVDGKVTFYELGHIREMNETLVFQLKHFGGDLRGWEEKDETVDAKLVKIDENRIYFDDFTFEQISDDEINIYVVIEEEGKSEQAKFNYKRVVK is encoded by the coding sequence ATGAAATGTATCGCAGCTATTTTCTTTCTTGCCTCGACCTGTGTGTTCGGACAGAGTACCTTATCATTTGAAGAAGGTGCCATTTCACCCAAAGCGGATTTGTCATCGGTCATTTGGATGGAAGGCCATTGGAGAGGAGAAGCTTTTGGGGGAGTTGTCGAGGAAATTTGGAGTCCGCCCCTGGGAGGTTCCATGATGTTTTCCTTTAAGCATGTCGTCGACGGGAAAGTCACGTTTTACGAACTGGGGCATATTCGGGAGATGAATGAGACGCTGGTATTTCAGTTAAAACACTTTGGGGGAGACCTAAGGGGATGGGAAGAAAAAGATGAGACGGTAGATGCGAAATTGGTCAAAATCGATGAAAATCGCATCTATTTCGATGATTTTACCTTCGAGCAAATCAGCGATGATGAAATCAATATTTATGTGGTCATCGAGGAAGAGGGCAAATCGGAACAAGCGAAATTCAACTATAAAAGAGTGGTCAAATGA
- the recQ gene encoding DNA helicase RecQ, with protein sequence MLVTDRKEHLLPLLKTHFGYDNFRPNQLEVIQDVMSTNDVLAIMPTGGGKSLCFQLPALALEGTAIVVSPLIALMKDQVDVLQANGIAAAYSNSSQPYEVQQEILQQLKSGSLKLFYVAPESIGQFDAVFQEIKISLFAIDEAHCISSWGHDFRPAYAQLGSLKARFLDIPVMALTATADKTTQDDIAEQLSIPHASRHLASFNRPNLYLDVRPGQDRMKQILNFLRERSDESGIIYCLSRKSTQLLAEKLQQSGYDAKAYHAGMSTEERTQVQEDFINDRTPIICATIAFGMGIDKSNVRWVIHYNLPKNLEGYYQEIGRSGRDGLPAHTLLFYSYADVVQLRKFIADSENAQVQFAKLERMQQYAEALSCRRIALLNYFGEHVTEGCGNCDICKAPPSYFDATLLTQKICSAVARMNEKEPMGTLIDVLRGAQNAQVFEKGLQHVKTYGAVKEISWQDLQQYVIQLLNQGVLEINFRENSRISLTPLAKEILYDKKPVQLAVLNQVEQQVEKKARTRKEKQGLFEKLRVLRYQIAKEQGVPAYVVFGDASLKDMEAKQPKTLQEFAEVSGVGQAKLEKYGTIFLKEIAAHLEASKPKTPTHEKSWALFQDGLSPKQIAEVRQLTENTIYGHLLKMHALGEAIDLHELVTPEELSSIEKAKTDLPEAEGLKAYFEYFKEQVPYWKIKIGLYLLDV encoded by the coding sequence ATGCTTGTAACTGACCGTAAAGAACACCTCTTACCCCTTCTTAAAACCCATTTTGGCTATGACAACTTCCGACCCAATCAACTGGAAGTCATACAGGACGTAATGTCGACGAACGACGTTCTGGCCATTATGCCCACCGGGGGTGGTAAATCGCTTTGTTTTCAACTCCCGGCTTTGGCATTGGAAGGTACGGCAATCGTAGTATCCCCATTGATCGCGCTGATGAAGGATCAGGTAGATGTATTGCAGGCGAATGGTATCGCCGCTGCCTATTCCAACAGTTCACAACCCTATGAGGTACAACAGGAAATCCTGCAACAGCTCAAGAGCGGATCGCTTAAACTCTTTTATGTCGCTCCGGAAAGCATCGGTCAGTTCGATGCGGTTTTTCAAGAGATCAAAATAAGTTTGTTCGCTATTGACGAGGCCCATTGTATTTCCTCTTGGGGGCATGACTTCCGACCGGCATATGCGCAATTGGGAAGTCTAAAAGCCCGATTTCTGGACATTCCCGTAATGGCCTTGACCGCTACGGCCGATAAGACTACCCAAGATGACATTGCCGAGCAACTTTCCATTCCGCATGCCTCACGGCACCTCGCCTCTTTCAATCGCCCCAACCTATATTTGGATGTGCGTCCCGGGCAGGATCGTATGAAACAAATCCTCAATTTCTTGAGGGAACGTTCCGATGAAAGCGGAATCATTTACTGCCTCAGCCGAAAAAGTACGCAGCTGCTTGCCGAGAAATTACAACAATCCGGTTACGATGCAAAGGCCTACCATGCCGGCATGAGTACGGAAGAGCGAACACAAGTACAAGAAGATTTCATTAATGATCGTACCCCCATCATTTGTGCCACCATTGCCTTTGGTATGGGTATCGATAAAAGCAACGTGCGTTGGGTCATACACTATAACCTGCCAAAGAATCTAGAAGGCTATTATCAGGAAATCGGTCGTAGCGGACGTGACGGGCTACCCGCCCATACGCTACTTTTTTACAGCTATGCCGATGTAGTACAGCTTCGAAAATTCATCGCCGATAGTGAAAACGCCCAAGTACAGTTTGCCAAGCTCGAACGTATGCAACAATATGCCGAGGCGTTGAGCTGCCGTCGGATCGCCTTATTGAACTATTTTGGCGAACATGTAACCGAAGGCTGTGGCAACTGTGACATTTGTAAAGCACCACCCTCATATTTCGATGCAACGCTTCTAACGCAAAAAATATGCTCGGCGGTTGCCCGTATGAACGAAAAGGAACCCATGGGAACCCTTATTGACGTGCTTCGTGGGGCACAAAATGCCCAAGTGTTCGAAAAGGGGCTGCAACATGTCAAAACCTACGGGGCGGTTAAGGAAATTTCATGGCAGGATTTGCAGCAATACGTCATTCAATTATTGAATCAGGGCGTTTTGGAAATCAATTTTAGGGAGAACAGTCGCATTTCACTGACTCCATTGGCCAAAGAAATCCTTTATGACAAAAAACCGGTACAGTTGGCAGTATTGAATCAAGTCGAGCAACAGGTCGAAAAGAAAGCCCGAACCCGAAAAGAGAAGCAGGGACTTTTCGAAAAACTACGAGTACTGCGGTATCAAATCGCGAAAGAGCAGGGCGTACCTGCCTATGTCGTCTTCGGTGATGCCAGTTTAAAAGACATGGAAGCCAAACAACCAAAGACCCTGCAAGAATTTGCCGAGGTATCCGGGGTCGGACAGGCCAAGTTGGAAAAATATGGCACCATTTTCCTGAAGGAAATCGCAGCACACCTAGAAGCATCAAAACCCAAAACCCCAACGCACGAAAAAAGCTGGGCCTTGTTTCAAGATGGACTTTCCCCAAAACAAATCGCCGAGGTAAGGCAGCTTACCGAGAATACCATCTACGGTCATCTATTGAAAATGCATGCCCTAGGCGAAGCCATAGATCTACATGAATTGGTTACTCCCGAAGAGCTTTCCAGCATTGAAAAGGCCAAAACCGACCTGCCCGAAGCAGAGGGATTGAAAGCTTATTTTGAATACTTCAAAGAGCAAGTACCCTATTGGAAAATCAAGATCGGCTTGTATTTGTTGGATGTATAG
- a CDS encoding VPS10 domain-containing protein, translating to MKTFKFLLLLLLVIPMTLQSQKRKKKSAEPAIIVQDSMFHGLKWRNIGPFRGGRSVASSGVKGEPMTYYMGTVGGGIWKTTDAGLSWKNVSDGFLKTGTVGSIAVSESNPNIVVVGMGEHAARGVMTSMGDGVYKSTDAGKTWTHIGLDYTRHISDVIIHPTNPDIIFVAAQGAQYGPSAERGIYRSTDGGATWEKTLFVNKTTGASDLSMDMKNPSILYAAMWQHRRYPWIMESGGKDSGLYKSTDGGSSWKKLKEGLPKEFGKAGISVSRANNETVFAVIEAEGTKGGVYKSTDAGKKWSQVNKDRINIARSWYYMEIFADPQNEDIVYVLNAPVTKSIDGGKSFTPLPTPHGDNHHLWIDPDNNQRMINSNDGGSNVSHNGGQSWSTQQNQNTAQFYRVITDNLVPYNVYGGQQDNSTVAIASRTNDAGIDWKDWYAVAGGESAFLAFDPDNPEIIYGGTYQGNLDKWDAKSRESKPIKQYPELGLSIAPKDSKYRYNWNAPVITSPHDRKTIYHAGNVVFKSTDEGQSWDVISPDLTKNETENHGPGGGPYTNEAAGGENYNTITYLVESPHEKGVLWAGSDDGLLHMTKDGGENWSNVTPPNVPDGIINSIDISPHDPATAYVVVMRYKSMDLSSHILKTTDYGQTWSKIVNGISGAHTFTRVVRADPKRKGLLYAGTETGLFISLDDGQNWQSFQLNLPVVPINDLVIQDNDLIAATAGRSFWILDDLGAIQNIDTPKAPLKIFQPKSTYLILGGSSDKPRPRLGDNPKSGVTIDYYLDKAADSMDLTLEIFKDNILLRTYTNTKAKDFKSWPGGPSKPQVLPSKKGYNRFTWDFGKEDLPSIDKVFVFGGHSGSTVGPGTYSLKLTLDSLTSETSVNVLSNPKVKGNMVDYEEQQTLLDAIENTLRNMHRSVNEMRSAKAQLKNYAELLEGNEKAAALVKKGDSLRKRITAWEENLIQPKQKTFQDVINYNNKLNAQLLHLKGYVNSAEPAVTKGAKERWIDLQQDWQVYENERDAIIDEEMNAYNAMYKELGLPALIMPD from the coding sequence ATGAAAACCTTCAAATTTCTACTCCTCTTATTGCTCGTCATTCCCATGACGCTACAATCCCAAAAGCGAAAAAAGAAATCCGCCGAACCGGCCATAATCGTTCAGGACAGTATGTTCCATGGACTCAAATGGCGAAATATCGGTCCGTTTCGTGGCGGTCGCAGTGTGGCATCCTCCGGTGTGAAAGGCGAACCCATGACCTATTACATGGGTACCGTGGGCGGCGGCATCTGGAAAACAACGGACGCAGGTCTTAGTTGGAAAAACGTCTCAGATGGCTTTCTAAAAACGGGAACGGTCGGCTCGATCGCCGTCTCGGAAAGTAATCCGAATATTGTTGTCGTCGGAATGGGCGAACATGCCGCCCGAGGAGTAATGACCTCAATGGGTGATGGTGTTTACAAGTCTACCGACGCAGGAAAAACATGGACACATATCGGGCTCGACTACACCCGTCATATATCCGATGTGATCATCCATCCGACAAATCCCGATATCATTTTCGTGGCTGCCCAAGGGGCGCAATACGGACCGTCTGCAGAGCGCGGTATTTACCGTTCTACGGATGGCGGCGCGACATGGGAAAAAACACTCTTTGTTAACAAGACCACAGGAGCATCGGATTTATCGATGGATATGAAAAACCCCTCGATACTGTATGCCGCTATGTGGCAACATCGGCGCTATCCTTGGATTATGGAATCGGGTGGAAAGGATTCAGGCCTATACAAATCTACCGATGGCGGAAGCAGTTGGAAAAAATTGAAAGAGGGATTACCAAAGGAATTTGGCAAAGCCGGCATTTCGGTTTCGCGAGCGAACAATGAAACCGTTTTTGCGGTCATCGAAGCAGAAGGCACAAAAGGCGGCGTGTACAAATCGACCGACGCTGGTAAAAAGTGGTCACAAGTGAACAAAGACCGCATCAATATCGCCCGTTCTTGGTACTATATGGAAATTTTTGCCGACCCTCAGAATGAGGATATCGTGTATGTGTTAAATGCCCCGGTCACCAAGTCTATTGACGGCGGTAAAAGTTTTACACCGCTACCTACGCCCCACGGCGATAACCATCATTTATGGATCGACCCCGATAACAATCAGCGTATGATCAATTCCAATGACGGGGGATCCAATGTTTCCCATAATGGCGGTCAAAGTTGGAGTACCCAGCAAAACCAGAATACGGCGCAATTCTATCGCGTCATTACCGATAACCTAGTGCCCTACAATGTGTATGGAGGGCAACAGGACAATTCTACCGTAGCCATTGCCAGCCGTACGAACGATGCTGGTATCGATTGGAAGGATTGGTATGCAGTAGCAGGAGGTGAAAGTGCATTTTTAGCCTTTGACCCCGACAATCCAGAAATCATTTATGGAGGTACCTATCAGGGAAATCTCGACAAATGGGATGCCAAATCTAGGGAGTCGAAACCCATTAAACAGTATCCCGAATTGGGATTGAGTATTGCCCCAAAAGATTCGAAATACCGCTACAACTGGAACGCCCCCGTCATCACTTCGCCCCACGACCGAAAAACGATTTATCACGCAGGCAATGTGGTGTTCAAATCGACCGATGAGGGGCAAAGTTGGGACGTCATTAGTCCGGATTTGACCAAGAACGAAACCGAAAATCACGGTCCGGGTGGCGGCCCGTACACCAACGAAGCCGCTGGTGGGGAGAATTACAATACGATTACCTATCTGGTTGAATCACCACATGAAAAGGGCGTCCTTTGGGCCGGCAGCGATGACGGCCTTTTGCATATGACCAAAGATGGGGGAGAAAATTGGTCGAATGTAACGCCGCCCAATGTTCCGGATGGCATTATCAACAGTATCGATATTTCTCCACACGACCCTGCGACCGCTTATGTGGTCGTTATGCGGTATAAGTCGATGGACCTCAGTTCACATATCTTAAAGACTACAGATTATGGGCAAACATGGTCTAAAATCGTAAATGGCATTAGCGGTGCGCATACCTTTACCCGAGTTGTTCGGGCCGACCCGAAACGCAAGGGATTGCTGTATGCGGGAACGGAAACTGGCCTCTTTATTTCTTTGGATGACGGTCAAAACTGGCAGTCCTTTCAACTGAACCTGCCTGTCGTGCCCATTAACGACCTGGTCATTCAGGACAACGATCTGATAGCCGCAACTGCAGGTCGCTCGTTTTGGATTTTGGATGACCTTGGCGCAATCCAAAATATCGATACGCCAAAAGCTCCTCTGAAAATCTTTCAACCCAAGAGCACCTACTTGATTTTGGGCGGAAGTAGTGATAAACCAAGACCCAGATTGGGAGACAATCCGAAAAGTGGGGTGACCATTGATTATTATTTGGATAAAGCCGCCGATAGTATGGACTTGACCCTGGAAATCTTTAAGGACAACATCCTGCTCCGAACGTACACCAATACAAAAGCAAAAGACTTTAAGTCATGGCCTGGTGGACCTTCCAAGCCACAAGTACTGCCCTCCAAAAAGGGGTATAATCGCTTTACGTGGGACTTTGGCAAAGAAGACTTGCCGTCGATAGATAAGGTCTTTGTATTCGGAGGACATAGTGGTTCCACCGTTGGCCCAGGAACATACTCCCTGAAACTAACGTTGGATAGCTTGACGTCAGAGACTAGTGTCAACGTGCTTTCGAATCCGAAAGTAAAGGGCAATATGGTCGATTATGAAGAGCAGCAGACCCTACTCGATGCCATTGAAAATACGTTGCGAAATATGCACCGCTCCGTTAATGAAATGCGTTCGGCAAAGGCCCAGCTAAAAAATTATGCCGAGCTGCTGGAAGGCAACGAAAAGGCAGCGGCATTGGTAAAAAAAGGAGATTCATTACGCAAGCGGATTACCGCATGGGAAGAAAACCTCATCCAACCGAAACAAAAAACCTTTCAAGACGTCATCAACTACAACAACAAGCTGAATGCGCAACTGTTGCACTTGAAAGGGTACGTCAATTCGGCCGAGCCCGCAGTTACCAAAGGTGCAAAAGAACGGTGGATCGATCTGCAACAAGACTGGCAGGTCTATGAAAACGAACGTGATGCCATTATCGATGAGGAAATGAATGCGTATAATGCAATGTATAAGGAATTGGGGCTTCCGGCATTGATCATGCCCGATTAA
- a CDS encoding single-stranded DNA-binding protein has translation MNALRNSVQLIGNLGQDPEIVNLENGSKLAKFSIATSDSYKNAQGEKVEDTQWHNVVAWGKTAEIVENYLTKGKQVAIEGKLTHRSYETKEGEKRYFTEIKCNELLMLGK, from the coding sequence ATGAACGCACTTAGAAATTCAGTTCAGTTGATCGGAAACTTGGGGCAAGACCCAGAAATCGTAAACTTGGAAAACGGCAGCAAGCTCGCCAAATTTTCCATCGCCACCAGCGATAGTTACAAAAACGCCCAAGGCGAAAAAGTGGAGGATACCCAATGGCACAACGTAGTCGCCTGGGGCAAGACCGCAGAGATTGTAGAGAACTATCTGACCAAAGGCAAGCAGGTAGCCATTGAGGGTAAATTAACGCACCGTTCCTACGAAACCAAGGAAGGCGAAAAGCGCTACTTTACCGAAATTAAATGCAATGAGCTTTTGATGTTGGGCAAGTAG
- a CDS encoding SRPBCC family protein — protein sequence MKDQNPIIVHQIFDVPVKAVWKAITDNAEMRQWYFDAIPDFRPEVGFKTRFLVQNGERNFTHIWKVKEVVPEKFIGYSWRFEEYSGEAYTIFDLAKEDTKTALTLKSYVIDVFPNDIPEFKRESGQAGWDYLIKESLLQFLST from the coding sequence ATGAAAGATCAAAATCCGATCATCGTACACCAAATATTCGATGTTCCGGTAAAAGCCGTTTGGAAAGCCATTACCGACAACGCTGAAATGCGGCAATGGTACTTCGACGCCATTCCCGATTTCAGGCCTGAAGTTGGTTTCAAAACCCGGTTTCTTGTTCAGAACGGGGAACGCAACTTTACCCACATCTGGAAGGTGAAAGAAGTAGTGCCGGAAAAATTTATCGGTTATAGTTGGCGCTTCGAGGAGTATTCAGGGGAAGCGTATACCATCTTTGATTTGGCAAAAGAGGATACTAAAACGGCACTTACCCTGAAAAGTTACGTTATTGATGTATTTCCCAATGATATTCCCGAATTTAAAAGAGAAAGTGGTCAAGCAGGTTGGGATTATTTAATCAAGGAAAGTCTTTTACAGTTTTTAAGCACCTAG
- a CDS encoding pentapeptide repeat-containing protein, translated as MSFIADQIFKNQNYTQTRLPKGEYENCVFEGCDFEEGYLDNQNFMECTFSDCNLSNVNLAHTIFKETTFLHCKMMGLKFEACNDFLMDFSFNDCNLSFSSFYGLSLKSQQFLACKLISVDFTNADLTAANFDTSDLHKAVFDATKLQKADFSKAINLNIDPEKNPLKGALFSKEGVLGLLRKYDIRIE; from the coding sequence ATGAGTTTCATAGCAGACCAAATCTTCAAAAACCAAAACTATACCCAAACCCGCCTACCCAAAGGGGAGTATGAAAATTGCGTATTTGAAGGCTGTGATTTCGAGGAGGGTTATTTGGACAATCAAAACTTTATGGAATGTACGTTCAGTGATTGTAACCTGAGTAATGTCAATCTAGCACATACCATTTTTAAAGAAACGACCTTTTTGCACTGTAAAATGATGGGGCTCAAATTCGAAGCGTGCAATGACTTTCTGATGGACTTCAGTTTCAACGATTGCAATTTGAGTTTTTCTTCCTTCTATGGTCTCAGCCTGAAAAGCCAACAATTCTTGGCTTGCAAATTGATCAGTGTAGACTTTACCAATGCCGATCTTACCGCCGCCAATTTTGATACCAGCGATTTGCATAAGGCCGTTTTTGATGCGACCAAGCTGCAAAAGGCTGATTTTTCCAAAGCAATAAACCTAAACATCGACCCGGAGAAAAATCCCTTAAAAGGTGCGCTATTTTCGAAAGAAGGGGTCCTAGGCTTGTTGCGCAAATACGATATTCGAATCGAATAA
- a CDS encoding Zn-dependent hydrolase, with protein sequence MLFKHSLVLFFLGYTLLHAQQPKVNQDRLENRILELAQFGLQENGETERVAFSDADVAAQQWVVQTLKDLGLQVHIDFAGNVVGMRKGTDATLKPIAFGSHIDRVPNGGNYDGCVGSMASLEVLEVLNEHNIKTKHPLEVLIFSNEEGGVMGSRALAGHLGKDALKVTNSTGFTMGEGIMRLGGDTTRIAEVARKKGDLAAFLELHIEQGGILEKENLDIGIVEGIVGLKWWDVEFTGFANHAGTTPMNARQDALLAAAKFIVAVNDITNSFEGAQVGTVGKIKAEPGAPNVIPGKVVTSLEIRDLSSEVIEKVYRAIEEKGAQIASASNVQIEFRPLDTTADPAIMDSTIQSEIEASAEKLKLSTKRMPSGAGHDAQDMAMITPTGMIFVPSKGGISHSPKEFTTAEDMANGANVLLHTILALDKKL encoded by the coding sequence ATGCTTTTTAAACACTCGCTCGTTCTTTTCTTTCTCGGATACACACTCCTGCACGCCCAACAGCCAAAGGTAAATCAAGATCGCCTCGAAAACCGTATCCTGGAACTCGCCCAGTTCGGCCTCCAGGAAAACGGGGAGACCGAGCGGGTCGCCTTTAGCGATGCCGATGTTGCCGCCCAGCAATGGGTGGTGCAAACACTAAAGGATTTGGGCCTACAAGTGCATATCGACTTTGCGGGTAACGTCGTTGGAATGCGCAAAGGAACGGATGCTACCTTGAAGCCCATCGCTTTCGGTTCCCATATCGACCGTGTACCCAACGGGGGAAACTATGACGGTTGCGTGGGATCAATGGCTTCCCTTGAAGTGTTGGAAGTACTGAACGAGCATAACATCAAAACGAAGCATCCTTTGGAAGTCCTTATTTTTTCAAACGAAGAAGGCGGAGTCATGGGCAGTCGGGCCTTGGCCGGTCATTTAGGCAAAGACGCATTAAAAGTCACAAATAGTACGGGTTTTACCATGGGCGAGGGCATCATGCGACTGGGCGGCGATACTACCCGTATTGCTGAAGTAGCCCGCAAAAAAGGAGATTTGGCAGCCTTTTTGGAACTGCATATCGAACAGGGCGGTATCCTTGAAAAAGAAAATCTGGACATCGGTATCGTCGAAGGTATTGTCGGTCTTAAATGGTGGGATGTCGAATTTACCGGCTTTGCTAACCATGCGGGTACCACTCCAATGAACGCCCGGCAGGATGCCTTGCTTGCCGCTGCCAAATTTATCGTAGCCGTTAATGATATCACCAACAGTTTTGAAGGAGCGCAAGTGGGTACGGTCGGAAAAATAAAGGCGGAACCGGGAGCCCCGAATGTAATACCGGGTAAAGTGGTTACGAGTTTGGAAATTCGCGATTTATCCTCGGAGGTCATTGAAAAAGTATATCGGGCCATCGAGGAAAAGGGAGCGCAGATTGCATCGGCTTCCAATGTGCAGATTGAATTCCGGCCGTTAGACACCACTGCCGACCCGGCGATAATGGATTCCACCATTCAATCGGAAATCGAAGCATCCGCGGAAAAACTGAAGCTTTCGACCAAAAGAATGCCAAGTGGTGCAGGCCATGACGCCCAAGATATGGCCATGATCACGCCCACCGGGATGATATTCGTTCCCAGTAAAGGAGGCATCAGCCATTCCCCAAAAGAATTTACAACGGCTGAAGATATGGCCAATGGAGCGAACGTTTTACTCCATACCATTTTAGCCTTGGACAAAAAATTATAG
- a CDS encoding YqaE/Pmp3 family membrane protein, with protein sequence MSLVTIILNILLPPLAVFLKHGVGTTLLISIVLTLLAWLPGVIHAFLVNK encoded by the coding sequence ATGTCTTTAGTAACCATCATTTTAAATATTTTACTGCCACCATTGGCCGTATTCTTAAAACACGGCGTTGGCACCACGCTCTTGATCAGTATCGTACTGACATTGTTGGCTTGGCTCCCCGGGGTCATTCATGCTTTTCTAGTAAACAAATAA